The genomic stretch CTTCCAGGACCTGCGTCTGCCCGTGGCCACCATGAAGAAGATCGCGGACAACAGCCGGGGCCTGGTCCTGGTCACCGGCATCACGGGCTCGGGCAAGTCCTCGACCCTCTCCGCCATGGTGGACTACATCAACGATAACCGGCCCGTGCACATCATCACCATCGAGGACCCCATCGAGTTCGTGCACAAGGACAAGAAGGCCATCGTCAGCCAGCGTGAGATAGGCGAGGACACGCCGACCTACGCCGAGGGGCTCAAGATGGCCATGCGCCAGGACCCGGACGTCATCCTGGTCGGCGAGATGCGCGACCTGGAGACGACTTCGGCGGCCCTGACCGCGGCCCAGACCGGGCACTTGGTCTTCGGCACTCTGCACACCAGCGACTCCATCCAGACCATCTCGCGCATCATCGACCTCTACCCGCCGCACCAGCAGGCCCTGATGCGCATCCAGCTCGCGGAGAGCCTCAAGGCCGTGGTGAGCCAGCGGCTGCTGCCCTGCATCAAGGGCGGCCGGGTGCCGGCCGTGGAGATCATGATCGTGACGCCCCACGTGCGCAAGAACATCGAGGAGAACAATTCCACCGCCATCGGTCAGGCCACGGCCAAGGGGCAGTTCTACGGCATGCAGACGTTCAACCAGTCCTTGGTCAAGCTGTTCAAGGACGGGCTGGTGAAGGAAGAGGACGTGATGGACGCCGCCACGAGCCCGGATGACCTCAAGCTCGCGCTGCGCGGCATCGAGCAGGAGATCAAGTCGGGTTGACTTGCCGTCCGGGATAAATCGCCGAGGAGGATCGTGACATGTTCGCCGAGGGATACATTGGAATCGCAGGGACCATCGGGGTGGGCAAGTCCACCCTGACCACGGATCTGGCAAAGGCGCTCAACTTCGAGGCCATCCTCGAGGAGGTGGACGGCAACCCCTATCTGGAGCATTTCTACCACGACATGAAGGGCTACGGGACCATGATGCAGGTCTGGCTCTTGAACCACCGCTTCCGCCAGCACCGCGAGTTCATCACGCGCATCTCCTTGGGCAAG from Elusimicrobiota bacterium encodes the following:
- a CDS encoding type IV pilus twitching motility protein PilT yields the protein MDLQTLLQTMINKRASDLHIRAGGPAYIRVDGDLAPVAPDAISAAEVEAMLATVMTTRSKKLWQERGEVDFGFQAGDVARFRVNAFHQRQKIAVAIRFIPTTMPTFQDLRLPVATMKKIADNSRGLVLVTGITGSGKSSTLSAMVDYINDNRPVHIITIEDPIEFVHKDKKAIVSQREIGEDTPTYAEGLKMAMRQDPDVILVGEMRDLETTSAALTAAQTGHLVFGTLHTSDSIQTISRIIDLYPPHQQALMRIQLAESLKAVVSQRLLPCIKGGRVPAVEIMIVTPHVRKNIEENNSTAIGQATAKGQFYGMQTFNQSLVKLFKDGLVKEEDVMDAATSPDDLKLALRGIEQEIKSG